Proteins co-encoded in one Timaviella obliquedivisa GSE-PSE-MK23-08B genomic window:
- the grxC gene encoding glutaredoxin 3: MLNSINSLLGRHPEKMTANVEIYTWQTCPFCIRAKMLLKWKGVKFTEYKIDGDETARSQMAERSQGKRSVPQIFVNQQHIGGCDDLYRLDGQGKLDPLLMEG, encoded by the coding sequence ATGCTGAATTCAATCAACTCGCTTCTCGGTCGTCATCCCGAAAAAATGACTGCCAACGTAGAGATTTACACCTGGCAAACTTGCCCCTTCTGCATCCGTGCCAAAATGCTACTGAAGTGGAAAGGAGTAAAGTTCACAGAATATAAAATTGATGGTGATGAAACAGCCCGATCGCAAATGGCTGAGCGATCGCAAGGCAAACGTTCCGTTCCACAGATTTTTGTTAACCAGCAGCATATTGGCGGCTGTGATGATTTGTATCGGTTAGATGGACAGGGCAAGCTTGATCCGCTGCTGATGGAGGGCTAG
- the tadA gene encoding tRNA adenosine(34) deaminase TadA translates to MEPQIPLPLIEHPDYLKHRAWMKRAIALAAAAGAAGEVPVGAVVVDAQSNLIAEGENRRERDHDPTAHAEILALRSAGQALQSWHLEQCTLYVTLEPCPMCAGALINARLGLLIYGADDPKAGAVRTVTNLPDSACSNHRLRVMGGILETACRQQLQDWFQQRRHASKSDRPLA, encoded by the coding sequence ATCGAACCCCAGATTCCGCTGCCTCTAATTGAACATCCCGACTATTTAAAGCACCGTGCCTGGATGAAACGGGCGATCGCGCTTGCCGCTGCTGCCGGAGCCGCTGGAGAAGTACCCGTTGGCGCTGTAGTAGTAGATGCCCAGAGTAATCTCATTGCTGAGGGCGAAAACCGCCGCGAACGAGATCATGATCCCACTGCTCACGCGGAAATATTGGCACTGCGATCGGCGGGTCAAGCCTTGCAGTCCTGGCACTTAGAACAATGCACACTCTATGTCACGCTCGAACCCTGCCCCATGTGTGCAGGCGCACTCATCAATGCTCGATTAGGGCTATTAATCTATGGGGCAGACGATCCGAAAGCGGGAGCAGTTCGCACAGTTACTAATTTGCCAGACAGTGCGTGTTCTAATCATCGTTTGCGGGTGATGGGGGGAATTCTAGAGACGGCTTGCCGACAACAGTTGCAGGACTGGTTTCAGCAAAGACGACACGCTAGTAAAAGCGATCGTCCTTTAGCTTGA
- a CDS encoding DUF760 domain-containing protein, whose protein sequence is MNDSTNQVSELFEGGEASNPLWQYVQSMSPETAARLAKPDSQEVLQVMERNIIGMLGALPLEHFDVTITTSRQQLGRLVASAMMSGYFLRNAEQRMNFEAAMQVGSLDEEQSS, encoded by the coding sequence ATGAACGACTCAACTAACCAAGTTTCAGAGCTTTTTGAAGGTGGCGAAGCCAGCAACCCTCTTTGGCAATACGTCCAATCGATGAGTCCTGAGACAGCGGCACGACTTGCTAAACCTGATTCTCAAGAAGTTCTGCAAGTGATGGAGCGCAACATTATTGGGATGCTGGGTGCCCTACCCCTAGAGCATTTTGATGTCACGATCACAACTAGCCGCCAACAGCTGGGTCGGTTAGTTGCCTCAGCAATGATGAGCGGCTACTTCTTGCGCAATGCTGAGCAAAGAATGAATTTTGAAGCAGCGATGCAAGTAGGTTCCTTGGATGAAGAGCAGTCAAGCTAA
- a CDS encoding FxLYD domain-containing protein: protein MNRSIRFQFLAIGLSCCLWVCSWAIAPAALAVTQIPVSNIDYHDCPGDVAEGAIASGSSMTANCFIVTGTANNTSGKPVMDADIFGRIYDANGNSVMQNRTRLGGVPEIPPGKSTFEIRISVPANQPTPLKLEQFKASGFSRQVRK from the coding sequence ATGAATCGCTCTATAAGATTTCAATTTTTAGCAATCGGTTTATCGTGCTGCTTATGGGTTTGCAGTTGGGCGATCGCCCCTGCTGCCCTCGCTGTTACCCAGATCCCCGTCTCTAACATTGACTATCATGATTGCCCCGGAGACGTTGCTGAAGGCGCGATCGCCTCAGGTAGCAGCATGACCGCCAATTGCTTTATCGTGACCGGAACCGCCAACAATACCTCTGGCAAACCTGTTATGGATGCCGATATCTTTGGGCGCATTTATGATGCTAACGGCAACTCAGTGATGCAAAACCGCACTCGACTAGGCGGCGTTCCCGAAATTCCTCCCGGTAAAAGCACCTTTGAAATTCGCATTAGCGTTCCTGCAAATCAGCCCACCCCACTCAAGCTAGAGCAATTCAAAGCCTCAGGGTTTAGTCGCCAGGTTCGCAAGTAG
- a CDS encoding flotillin family protein — MLFWLTFIQALPTLSIDPVTMIDPVAIDKVNLFHSEVSSPIASHPIVSHPIASQLMPVPRQPVVGQVSPMLVFPGIAGGLIFLLLLSIWAYTRVYVITPNNEAFVRTGGVFAKGKTVILNGGCVVLPGFHELTRVPLREISIDVERTGKLAVRTQDYLRADMRVTFYVCISASEGDVLTAAARLSQGNKITPDDIKNALEKRADDAIRAAAKTKSLAEIDSDKLGFAQEVLNLVQQDLGKVGLTLNNIAISEIQESDTYDTNNFFDVQGVRLRTETIQRSIQQKREVELTTQVAIEQKELDAQKRSLQIVQEKEAAKLEQQLQIETLKARREREIQEAKSQETALTERTRILQEKAVEEEEIRRKLGIQQSQIDADIELEERNKLFKVAQALQQQQSEIAEINRQRLVDASRLDAQVQIADSEKLARLAQEDVAIALANKRKESFQAEAQRAKAEAGVLTATEVEGAERKRQLSTIAAQREAEERRIEAQNVVEIDGYRRRRQAETAKEAAVLEAEAIRMLADANRDGAIAQSEGLQAQVIAKNALDNSKLVADTFMTIWPELAEKLPEIVQALAPQPGVIGDARVYAFPGANGSGTADISKLLMSTSGLALINTLLDEGKLGALVGQVGQLLSQKPKAETSEGLPLAHIDSLSDRPVAILD, encoded by the coding sequence ATGTTATTTTGGCTCACGTTTATTCAAGCTCTGCCCACGCTCTCGATTGATCCAGTCACAATGATTGATCCAGTGGCGATCGATAAAGTGAATTTATTTCATTCTGAAGTTTCCAGCCCGATTGCGTCTCACCCGATCGTGTCTCACCCGATCGCGTCTCAACTCATGCCTGTTCCTCGCCAACCTGTGGTCGGTCAAGTCAGTCCGATGTTAGTTTTTCCAGGAATAGCAGGCGGATTAATTTTCCTGCTGCTGCTGAGTATTTGGGCGTATACTCGCGTTTACGTCATTACGCCTAACAACGAAGCATTTGTGCGCACCGGAGGCGTATTTGCTAAAGGAAAAACCGTTATTCTCAATGGCGGCTGTGTTGTCTTGCCAGGGTTCCATGAACTGACTCGTGTGCCGTTACGAGAAATCTCCATTGATGTAGAAAGAACCGGTAAATTAGCTGTTCGCACCCAAGACTATTTGCGGGCAGATATGCGTGTGACTTTCTATGTTTGCATTAGCGCCTCAGAAGGAGATGTGCTGACAGCTGCCGCAAGATTATCCCAGGGAAACAAAATTACCCCTGACGATATTAAAAACGCCCTAGAAAAACGAGCCGATGATGCGATTCGGGCAGCGGCAAAAACCAAGAGTTTGGCAGAAATTGATTCAGACAAACTGGGGTTTGCGCAAGAAGTTTTAAACTTGGTGCAGCAGGATTTGGGCAAGGTGGGTTTGACGCTGAATAACATCGCTATTTCTGAAATCCAAGAAAGCGATACCTACGACACGAATAATTTCTTTGATGTGCAGGGCGTGCGATTACGGACTGAGACGATTCAGCGATCGATTCAGCAAAAGCGAGAAGTAGAATTAACCACGCAGGTGGCGATCGAGCAAAAAGAACTGGATGCACAGAAGCGATCGCTCCAAATTGTTCAAGAGAAAGAAGCTGCAAAACTGGAGCAACAACTGCAAATTGAGACGCTTAAAGCTAGACGAGAGCGAGAAATTCAGGAAGCCAAATCTCAAGAAACAGCATTAACTGAACGCACTCGGATTTTGCAGGAGAAAGCCGTTGAAGAAGAAGAAATTCGTCGTAAACTGGGCATTCAACAGAGCCAGATTGATGCCGATATTGAACTAGAAGAACGGAACAAACTTTTCAAAGTAGCGCAGGCACTTCAGCAACAGCAATCTGAAATTGCCGAAATTAATCGGCAACGCCTAGTGGATGCCAGCCGATTGGATGCTCAGGTGCAAATTGCCGATTCCGAGAAACTCGCCCGCCTTGCTCAAGAAGATGTGGCGATCGCTTTGGCTAACAAACGCAAAGAAAGCTTTCAAGCTGAAGCCCAACGCGCCAAAGCCGAAGCCGGAGTGCTGACCGCCACCGAAGTTGAAGGCGCAGAACGAAAGCGCCAACTTTCGACTATTGCTGCCCAGCGAGAAGCCGAAGAACGCCGGATTGAAGCCCAGAACGTCGTTGAAATTGACGGTTATCGGCGGCGGCGCCAGGCAGAAACGGCTAAGGAAGCAGCGGTGCTAGAAGCGGAAGCCATTCGGATGCTGGCAGATGCTAATCGAGATGGGGCGATCGCGCAATCGGAAGGACTACAAGCCCAAGTCATCGCTAAAAATGCGTTGGACAACTCTAAGCTAGTCGCCGACACCTTCATGACCATCTGGCCCGAACTTGCAGAGAAGCTACCAGAAATTGTTCAAGCACTTGCCCCTCAACCCGGTGTCATTGGCGATGCTCGAGTCTACGCATTTCCCGGCGCAAATGGCAGCGGCACAGCAGACATTAGCAAGCTATTGATGTCTACTAGCGGATTAGCATTAATTAACACACTGTTGGACGAAGGAAAATTGGGCGCGTTAGTAGGACAGGTCGGGCAGTTGTTAAGCCAAAAGCCCAAAGCTGAGACTTCAGAAGGCTTACCTCTCGCTCATATCGATTCCTTGAGCGATCGACCTGTTGCCATACTTGATTAA
- a CDS encoding YqiJ family protein, producing the protein MPLFDSSNLPYWILLGMGVALFVFVIVSGGGDGDSDADIDGDADLDSDADVGGDADANGGGDFNLAQTLGWIGIGKAPLILLLATDLSLWGLLGWMINVAVGGGTVGGGTVALVVALISALVLGGQIAKPVGKIFTAFGEETSGDRLIGCLGSVSTARIPSASEGKVGQVDVLDSAHNLVTVNAILPDWATVIPERGIKVLVIERTAEAYIVICQDSSDQDYWFSTHNSR; encoded by the coding sequence ATGCCGCTTTTTGATAGTTCTAACCTGCCCTACTGGATACTCCTGGGAATGGGCGTGGCACTGTTTGTGTTTGTGATCGTCTCCGGTGGCGGCGATGGTGATAGTGATGCGGACATAGATGGCGATGCCGATCTAGACAGTGATGCTGACGTGGGCGGTGATGCCGATGCAAACGGGGGCGGAGACTTCAACCTGGCTCAAACTTTGGGCTGGATAGGAATTGGAAAAGCGCCTCTCATTTTGCTGCTGGCGACCGATTTAAGCCTTTGGGGTTTGCTGGGCTGGATGATCAACGTTGCAGTGGGTGGAGGAACTGTAGGCGGAGGAACTGTAGCGCTGGTAGTGGCATTGATAAGTGCTCTAGTGCTCGGAGGACAGATTGCCAAGCCTGTGGGTAAGATTTTTACGGCATTTGGTGAAGAGACGAGTGGCGATCGCCTGATTGGTTGCTTAGGCTCGGTGAGCACGGCTCGCATTCCTTCAGCCTCTGAAGGGAAAGTGGGTCAAGTCGATGTGCTAGATTCCGCCCACAACTTGGTCACAGTTAACGCTATTTTGCCTGATTGGGCGACGGTTATTCCTGAACGCGGCATTAAGGTTTTGGTCATTGAACGAACTGCCGAAGCCTATATCGTGATCTGCCAAGACAGTTCCGACCAAGATTACTGGTTTAGTACACACAACTCTCGCTAG
- a CDS encoding VOC family protein: MQLKRIGHVAICVKDLVKAAQFYQNLGMELVWQDPDWAYLKAGEDGLALLSPHYDQAGPHFGFMFSDRAEVEAAYDRLKANGVHLTPIHEHRDGTASFYGRDLDNNWFEYLYEPA, encoded by the coding sequence ATGCAACTCAAACGAATCGGGCATGTTGCCATCTGTGTTAAAGATCTTGTGAAAGCCGCTCAGTTTTATCAAAACTTAGGTATGGAGCTGGTTTGGCAAGATCCAGATTGGGCGTATTTGAAAGCGGGTGAGGATGGTTTGGCATTGCTAAGTCCACACTATGACCAGGCAGGGCCACACTTTGGGTTTATGTTCAGCGATCGCGCTGAGGTAGAAGCAGCTTACGATCGCCTCAAAGCCAATGGCGTTCATCTCACCCCCATCCACGAGCATCGAGACGGCACGGCTTCCTTCTATGGGCGTGATTTGGACAACAATTGGTTCGAGTATCTATACGAACCAGCCTGA
- a CDS encoding DUF1350 family protein, with product MEWQEVYGNWVLVPPRPLAIAHFLGGAFVAAAPQVTYRALLEFLASQGFAVVATPFVNTFDHTAIAQRVMRNSNLALDYLENDVIKRRLPIYGVGHSMGCKLHVLIGSLYPQERAGNVLISFNNYPAKRSIPMLEQMTQFSQGASQFASQFASQFSPQIPAQFFPQFVAPDLNVEFTPSPEETNELIATHYQVRRNLLIKFRNDDIDQTRSLHTALLARFPELTSVQILKGTHTTPLGHDVNWKTTEFSPLDAIGQFVRQEVYRDLNELKATILLWLDPTRMRDR from the coding sequence ATGGAGTGGCAAGAAGTTTACGGCAATTGGGTTTTAGTTCCCCCTCGTCCTTTAGCGATCGCTCATTTTCTAGGCGGTGCGTTTGTTGCTGCTGCGCCTCAAGTTACTTATCGGGCACTGCTAGAGTTTTTGGCAAGTCAGGGCTTTGCGGTGGTTGCCACTCCGTTTGTCAATACGTTTGACCATACGGCGATCGCTCAACGAGTCATGCGTAACTCTAACTTAGCGCTCGATTACCTTGAAAATGACGTGATTAAGCGGCGATTGCCAATCTATGGTGTGGGTCATAGCATGGGCTGTAAGCTGCATGTGCTGATTGGCAGTTTGTATCCTCAAGAACGAGCCGGAAACGTGCTGATCTCGTTCAATAACTATCCTGCCAAACGTTCTATTCCCATGTTAGAGCAGATGACGCAGTTCTCTCAAGGGGCATCCCAATTTGCGTCTCAGTTCGCATCTCAATTTTCTCCCCAAATCCCGGCTCAATTTTTTCCTCAGTTTGTTGCACCTGATCTAAATGTGGAGTTTACTCCGTCTCCTGAAGAAACCAACGAACTGATTGCGACTCATTACCAAGTTCGTCGCAATTTGCTGATCAAGTTTCGCAATGATGATATTGATCAAACGCGATCGCTCCATACTGCTTTACTAGCGCGCTTTCCTGAACTGACATCAGTTCAAATTCTCAAGGGTACTCATACCACGCCGCTAGGACACGATGTGAATTGGAAAACCACAGAATTTTCGCCGTTGGATGCGATCGGACAATTTGTGCGGCAAGAAGTTTACCGCGATCTCAATGAGCTTAAAGCAACCATTTTGCTGTGGTTAGACCCAACGAGAATGCGCGATCGCTAG
- a CDS encoding adenylate kinase, whose amino-acid sequence MSNTVLRGQRISIVGTTGSGKTTLAKKVAETCELPHVELDQLQWEPNWTAVPVNIFQERVRLALEGDRWVVDGNYSKVRDLVWSRADTVIWLNYPFHIVFRRSLQRTVKRIITQEECCNGNYESVRKTFFDRDSILCWMLTTYSKNQRKYPSLFQQPDYQHLNIMQFQSPHLTENWLSQLAIAHSRWV is encoded by the coding sequence ATGAGCAACACAGTCCTTAGAGGTCAACGCATTTCGATCGTTGGTACTACTGGATCAGGAAAAACAACGTTGGCAAAAAAAGTTGCTGAAACCTGTGAACTACCCCATGTGGAATTAGATCAACTCCAGTGGGAACCCAACTGGACAGCCGTTCCAGTTAATATATTTCAAGAGCGAGTGAGGCTGGCATTAGAAGGCGATCGCTGGGTGGTAGATGGTAATTACAGTAAAGTTCGAGACTTGGTTTGGAGCCGAGCCGATACTGTAATTTGGCTTAATTACCCGTTCCATATCGTTTTTAGGCGATCGCTCCAACGAACCGTTAAGCGCATAATCACCCAAGAGGAATGCTGCAACGGCAACTACGAAAGCGTTAGGAAAACCTTTTTCGATCGAGATTCCATTCTTTGCTGGATGCTCACCACCTACTCAAAAAATCAACGCAAGTATCCGTCTCTATTTCAACAGCCAGACTATCAGCATCTCAATATCATGCAATTCCAGTCGCCCCACCTCACCGAGAATTGGCTATCTCAACTAGCGATCGCGCATTCTCGTTGGGTCTAA
- a CDS encoding DUF433 domain-containing protein encodes MNYKDIITTEPGKRGGKPCIRGMRITVYDVLEYLATGMSHSEILQDFPYLTEEDILACLSYAADREKVSMVVEA; translated from the coding sequence ATGAATTACAAAGATATCATTACTACAGAACCAGGAAAAAGAGGCGGTAAGCCTTGCATTCGAGGGATGCGGATAACAGTCTATGATGTTTTGGAGTATCTAGCTACAGGAATGTCTCACTCAGAAATCTTGCAAGATTTCCCTTATCTTACAGAAGAGGATATTCTTGCTTGTCTAAGCTACGCTGCCGATCGAGAAAAAGTATCAATGGTTGTAGAAGCGTGA
- a CDS encoding DUF5615 family PIN-like protein — protein sequence MRLLFDHNPSPSLVSRLADVYPGSSHIYLLSLDKASDTEIWGGVE from the coding sequence GTGAGATTGTTGTTCGATCACAATCCTTCTCCATCGCTAGTCAGTCGTTTAGCAGATGTTTATCCTGGTTCAAGCCATATTTACTTGCTGAGTTTAGACAAAGCTTCAGATACTGAAATTTGGGGCGGTGTTGAATGA
- a CDS encoding DUF5615 family PIN-like protein, giving the protein MCSKPLSFKRGVGERSISLHWRLNLTPSPFPKRAGEPDFHTFIQQRQIWQYAQQEEFLIVTKDADYSELCLMRGFPPKVVWIRRGNCKTANIESLLRDHYGDLKIMEASISIGILTLF; this is encoded by the coding sequence ATTTGCTCAAAGCCCCTTTCCTTCAAGAGAGGGGTTGGGGAGAGGTCTATCTCGCTGCATTGGCGACTCAACCTAACCCCTAGCCCCTTCCCTAAAAGGGCAGGGGAACCGGATTTTCATACCTTCATTCAGCAACGCCAAATTTGGCAGTATGCTCAACAGGAAGAATTTTTGATCGTCACAAAGGATGCTGATTACAGTGAACTCTGCTTAATGCGGGGCTTTCCTCCAAAGGTAGTTTGGATTCGACGTGGTAACTGTAAAACAGCAAATATCGAATCACTTCTACGAGATCATTACGGTGATCTTAAAATAATGGAAGCTAGCATTTCCATAGGCATTCTCACCTTGTTCTAG
- a CDS encoding phage tail protein, whose translation MESASKTANHEFNYVTSNRFYVEIESTITACFSECSGLGMQIKKETFMEGGVNDQQRIILGQTEFTDITLKRGITSDLLFWTWISKILTPRNSGTATSNHRRNVNILTFNQAGETMQCWTLIGAVPLAWKAPSLTANGSSVAIEELTLAYEGLKVVASSGGGGATMLTGRGASGYFSSN comes from the coding sequence ATGGAAAGCGCTTCTAAGACGGCTAATCATGAATTCAACTATGTCACGAGTAACCGCTTTTACGTCGAAATTGAAAGCACTATTACTGCCTGCTTTAGCGAATGTTCTGGCTTGGGAATGCAAATTAAAAAAGAAACATTTATGGAGGGCGGCGTTAACGATCAGCAGCGAATTATTTTAGGACAAACTGAATTCACTGATATTACTTTAAAGCGAGGAATCACAAGCGATTTATTGTTTTGGACTTGGATTAGCAAGATCTTGACTCCTCGCAACAGCGGCACTGCTACCTCCAATCATCGTCGCAACGTTAATATTTTGACCTTTAACCAAGCTGGCGAAACCATGCAATGCTGGACGTTAATTGGAGCAGTGCCTTTAGCCTGGAAGGCTCCCTCGTTGACCGCCAATGGGTCTAGCGTTGCCATTGAAGAATTGACCCTTGCTTATGAAGGCTTAAAGGTAGTCGCAAGTTCGGGCGGCGGCGGTGCCACCATGTTGACAGGGCGCGGCGCTTCTGGATATTTCTCAAGTAATTAG